From Yersinia hibernica, a single genomic window includes:
- a CDS encoding filamentous hemagglutinin N-terminal domain-containing protein — translation MNVNCIYTGEVVSTLSLAILFSFSSVSITNAASIVADSQAPIEQQANIKVESTPWPSVVPCRSVKGCGHRVDVNITAPDGNGLSHNKFTQFDAPHFSDTIVLNNILSKENNGNPNLAGAAAKIILNEVRSPQKSLLNGTVTLSGQDAHVIIANPSGIDCNGCSFNNISHLTLTTGGAYFSHNNKLQGFEVQGGQININKGEFNSLGFSHKGKNKGSAYLDLFTDSLKIKGDIFADDLFVIAGKKIIRLASPGERMGISSLVSHLSPPDNIDSVKVMGGMYANKIRIITEGNIINRNYIQSASALQMVAGANIDNRLGSITAGAMLLYSGGVINNIDGKIKVSKSNDNSAVDIVAGSLINNRGKIYSHGKNIKIRVDKPIENHKGEIAIFGNKNKKQLKI, via the coding sequence ATGAATGTAAACTGCATATATACAGGGGAAGTAGTATCAACACTATCACTGGCTATTTTATTTTCTTTCAGTAGTGTATCAATAACAAATGCTGCAAGTATTGTTGCTGATAGTCAGGCACCTATAGAACAACAAGCTAATATAAAAGTTGAATCTACCCCTTGGCCTTCTGTTGTTCCTTGTCGATCTGTGAAAGGTTGTGGTCATAGAGTGGATGTAAATATTACAGCACCTGATGGAAACGGTTTATCACATAATAAATTTACTCAATTCGATGCGCCTCATTTTAGTGATACCATTGTACTAAACAATATACTATCCAAGGAGAATAATGGTAATCCAAACTTGGCAGGAGCTGCTGCAAAAATAATTTTAAATGAGGTGAGGTCCCCACAAAAAAGTCTTTTAAATGGAACGGTGACGCTTTCAGGCCAGGATGCCCATGTTATTATTGCTAACCCATCAGGTATTGATTGTAATGGGTGTTCATTTAATAATATATCTCATCTGACACTAACCACAGGTGGTGCATATTTCAGTCATAATAACAAGCTGCAAGGTTTTGAAGTCCAGGGTGGGCAAATAAATATTAATAAGGGGGAATTTAACAGTCTGGGATTTAGTCACAAAGGGAAAAATAAAGGCTCAGCCTATCTCGATTTGTTCACTGATTCATTAAAAATTAAAGGCGATATTTTTGCGGATGATCTCTTTGTTATTGCAGGAAAAAAAATAATAAGATTGGCATCTCCTGGTGAAAGGATGGGTATCTCTTCATTAGTTTCCCATCTAAGTCCGCCAGATAACATCGACAGTGTTAAGGTTATGGGGGGGATGTATGCCAATAAGATACGTATTATTACCGAAGGAAATATCATCAATAGAAATTACATCCAATCAGCCAGTGCACTCCAAATGGTAGCAGGTGCAAATATAGACAATCGTTTGGGAAGCATAACAGCTGGGGCTATGCTGCTATATAGTGGTGGTGTGATCAATAATATCGATGGAAAAATAAAAGTCAGCAAATCAAATGATAATTCAGCAGTAGATATAGTTGCGGGAAGTTTGATTAATAATCGTGGTAAAATATACTCGCACGGTAAGAATATAAAAATAAGAGTTGATAAACCCATTGAAAATCATAAAGGTGAGATTGCTATTTTTGGTAATAAAAATAAAAAGCAGTTAAAGATATAA
- a CDS encoding MFS transporter → MWSFLKSRDNIPVVTNQEQIDSSYKYWRIQLMWTMYIGYAAFYFTRKSFNFIMPAMLSDLGLTMSDVGILGTLFYITYGCSKFISGMISDRSNPRYFMGIGLVMTGIINILFGMSSSLLVFGTLWVINAFFQGWGWPPCSKILTSWYSRSERGSWWAIWNTSHNFGGALIPLLVGFISLHFSWRYGMIIPGIIGVVIGLLMCWRLRDKPSTMGLPSVGKWRNDAMELVQESEGQGLSNKEIVKRYVLTNKYIWLLAVSYVLVYIVRTAINDWGNLYLTQEKGYSLMTANSAISLFEVGGFIGSLVAGWGSDKWFRGNRGPMNLIFAIGIFLSVASLWIMPGVSYVLQAGCFFAIGFFIFGPQMLIGMAAAECSHKDAAGAATGFVGLFAYLGAALSGYPIARVMEIWHWNGFFVVISVAACLSAFFLLPFLRAQSPQLKHAEA, encoded by the coding sequence ATGTGGTCTTTCCTCAAAAGTCGCGATAACATACCAGTGGTAACCAATCAGGAACAGATTGATTCGTCTTACAAATACTGGCGTATCCAGTTAATGTGGACAATGTACATTGGCTATGCAGCTTTTTATTTCACACGTAAAAGCTTCAATTTCATTATGCCAGCCATGCTTAGCGACTTAGGCCTAACGATGTCAGATGTTGGGATTTTAGGTACGCTATTTTATATCACTTATGGTTGTTCTAAGTTTATTTCGGGGATGATCAGCGACCGCTCAAATCCACGTTATTTTATGGGTATTGGTTTGGTCATGACTGGGATAATTAATATCCTGTTTGGCATGAGTTCTTCATTGCTGGTATTTGGTACCTTGTGGGTCATTAATGCCTTCTTCCAAGGGTGGGGCTGGCCGCCATGCTCTAAAATATTGACCAGCTGGTATTCCCGCTCGGAACGTGGCAGTTGGTGGGCAATCTGGAATACTTCACATAACTTTGGTGGCGCATTAATTCCCTTGCTAGTTGGCTTTATTTCTCTGCACTTTAGCTGGCGCTACGGCATGATTATTCCAGGCATTATCGGTGTGGTAATTGGTTTACTGATGTGCTGGCGACTGCGTGATAAACCTAGCACCATGGGGCTGCCAAGTGTAGGCAAGTGGCGTAATGATGCCATGGAGCTGGTGCAGGAATCTGAAGGCCAAGGGCTATCAAACAAAGAAATAGTCAAACGCTATGTCTTAACCAATAAATATATCTGGTTGCTGGCGGTTTCCTATGTGCTGGTTTATATCGTCCGTACGGCGATCAATGACTGGGGAAACCTCTATTTGACGCAAGAGAAAGGCTATTCATTAATGACGGCCAACTCAGCAATTTCATTATTTGAAGTGGGCGGATTTATCGGCTCACTGGTCGCCGGTTGGGGCTCAGATAAATGGTTCCGTGGTAACCGGGGGCCGATGAATCTGATATTCGCTATCGGCATCTTTCTATCTGTCGCATCATTGTGGATTATGCCGGGAGTCAGTTATGTCTTGCAGGCGGGGTGTTTCTTCGCCATCGGCTTCTTTATTTTTGGCCCGCAGATGCTCATTGGCATGGCCGCTGCTGAATGTTCACATAAAGATGCGGCGGGCGCAGCCACAGGTTTTGTTGGGTTATTTGCTTACTTAGGTGCTGCTTTATCAGGTTACCCTATTGCTCGCGTTATGGAGATTTGGCACTGGAATGGTTTCTTTGTGGTTATTTCCGTGGCCGCTTGCTTATCTGCTTTCTTCTTACTGCCATTCTTACGCGCGCAATCACCACAACTGAAACACGCTGAAGCTTGA
- the uhpB gene encoding signal transduction histidine-protein kinase/phosphatase UhpB, with product MMQRLIMLLALFFIYITAAFCLWSVGTQLVDRPLQALLLFPFGLRMGILLQSPRQYWPGILLGDALLWWLLTEQFGFPELLWFAIPLLLATTLLAVFASPWLLRHQKNGSEWKWPLMQGAVIIGAALIQALGWQIASQQGAMALLLGLVGGLTIAPICLLLWHYLARQIWTPLEPGLIHKPINLRLNHIMWYLLLFALSIWLQHHITESDLYLFAPFCLAIPIVFMSYRYGWQGAVVATLLNGMVLLINTPVELNSHRDLLLSLLAQSLTGLLLGAGIQRQRELNQQLQIRLNENRELAKALVVTEEHARRDVARELHDEVGQTVTVIRTQASIIKRLTAQPQVLTSAEMIEILALRVYDGVHDVLAKLWPAALNDLPLSGAIAALMRELIPQDQSVVGVLHWQLDDYSIDETLKITLYRICQEGVTNAYRHGAANRIEINATQDNQNIYLTIRDNGKGVDLATLTPGYGLRGMQSRVSALGGSFSLSVNQGTCLNVILPTVSTPAKEN from the coding sequence ATGATGCAGCGTTTAATTATGCTGCTGGCATTATTCTTTATTTATATTACCGCGGCTTTCTGTTTATGGTCTGTTGGTACACAGTTGGTTGATAGGCCCTTACAGGCCTTGCTGCTATTTCCGTTCGGCCTACGTATGGGTATTTTATTGCAAAGCCCACGGCAATACTGGCCGGGAATTCTCCTCGGTGACGCCTTATTATGGTGGCTGCTAACGGAGCAGTTTGGTTTCCCAGAGTTATTGTGGTTCGCGATTCCATTGCTGCTGGCGACGACCTTGTTAGCGGTTTTTGCATCCCCGTGGTTATTACGCCATCAGAAAAATGGCAGTGAATGGAAATGGCCGTTAATGCAGGGGGCCGTTATTATCGGGGCTGCATTGATACAGGCGTTGGGATGGCAAATTGCCAGTCAACAGGGGGCGATGGCACTGTTATTGGGGCTGGTTGGCGGTTTAACTATTGCGCCGATTTGCCTGTTATTGTGGCATTATCTAGCGCGCCAAATCTGGACGCCTTTGGAACCGGGGCTGATCCATAAACCGATTAATCTGCGTTTGAACCACATTATGTGGTATCTGCTGCTGTTTGCATTGAGTATTTGGCTGCAACACCATATTACCGAGTCAGATTTATATTTATTTGCCCCTTTCTGTCTGGCTATTCCGATTGTATTTATGTCTTACCGTTATGGCTGGCAAGGGGCCGTTGTGGCAACGCTACTCAATGGCATGGTGTTATTGATTAACACCCCGGTTGAATTAAATTCACACCGTGATTTACTGTTGTCATTATTAGCGCAGAGTTTGACTGGCTTATTATTAGGCGCTGGAATCCAGCGGCAGCGGGAGTTAAATCAGCAATTACAAATCCGGCTGAATGAAAATCGTGAATTAGCCAAAGCCTTGGTCGTGACAGAGGAGCATGCCCGCCGCGATGTTGCGCGTGAGTTGCATGATGAGGTAGGGCAGACTGTGACAGTCATCCGTACTCAAGCCAGTATTATCAAACGGTTAACAGCACAACCTCAGGTTTTAACCAGTGCCGAAATGATAGAGATACTGGCTTTACGGGTTTACGATGGTGTGCATGATGTTTTAGCTAAATTATGGCCCGCAGCATTAAATGATTTGCCATTATCGGGGGCTATTGCAGCATTGATGCGTGAGCTTATCCCACAAGATCAGTCAGTTGTGGGGGTGCTACACTGGCAACTGGATGATTATTCAATTGATGAAACACTGAAAATTACGTTATATCGCATCTGCCAAGAAGGTGTGACCAACGCATATCGTCATGGGGCTGCCAACCGGATTGAGATTAATGCGACACAGGATAATCAGAATATATATCTCACTATCCGTGATAATGGCAAAGGTGTGGATTTGGCGACATTAACGCCAGGTTACGGATTGCGTGGTATGCAATCACGGGTGAGTGCATTAGGTGGGAGCTTTAGCTTAAGTGTGAATCAGGGCACTTGCTTAAATGTGATCCTGCCCACAGTTTCCACTCCTGCTAAGGAAAACTAG
- the uhpA gene encoding transcriptional regulator UhpA, which produces MTYRVAFIDDHDIVRSGFAQLLSLEDDIQVVGEFSSAKQARLGLPSLQANICICDISMPDESGLDLLKDLPSGMGVIMLSMHDSPALVEMALERGARGFLSKRCKPEDLVSAVRTVGSGGVYLMPEIAQQLARIAVDPLTRREREVAVLLAQGMEVREIAESLGLSPKTVHVHRANLFAKLGVSNNVELAKQVLNL; this is translated from the coding sequence GTGACTTACCGTGTTGCTTTTATTGATGATCACGACATCGTGCGCTCAGGTTTTGCCCAATTACTTTCTCTCGAGGATGATATCCAGGTGGTGGGTGAATTCAGCTCAGCAAAGCAGGCTCGCCTTGGGTTGCCGAGTCTCCAAGCGAATATCTGTATTTGCGATATTTCTATGCCCGATGAAAGTGGCTTGGATTTATTGAAAGACCTCCCCTCAGGAATGGGGGTCATTATGCTATCGATGCATGACAGCCCGGCGCTAGTCGAAATGGCGCTCGAGCGCGGGGCGAGAGGTTTTCTCTCCAAACGTTGTAAACCGGAAGATTTGGTCTCTGCCGTCCGCACGGTAGGCAGTGGTGGTGTCTATCTGATGCCTGAAATTGCCCAACAATTAGCGCGTATTGCTGTTGATCCCTTAACGCGCAGGGAGCGCGAAGTTGCGGTGTTATTAGCTCAGGGAATGGAGGTGCGCGAGATTGCCGAGTCACTTGGCTTGTCACCTAAAACGGTTCATGTACATCGCGCTAATTTATTTGCCAAACTGGGGGTCAGTAATAATGTTGAACTGGCCAAACAGGTATTGAATCTATGA
- the eptB gene encoding kdo(2)-lipid A phosphoethanolamine 7''-transferase has translation MDRVKSLSQQSISLLLAVYIGIFLNISVFYRRFDTFSQGIQGIKVVSAITEVMAIILFTFFVMRIISLGGRRFYRVVATLLVLISVAASYYMTFFNVVIGYGIVISVLTTDTDLSKEVIGLHFVIWMVVVSALPVLLIWKNTLQFTLLEQFRTPGQRIKPILLMVAVVALVWLPLRYLDKVQHADEQLNTVDLPSYGGVVAHSYLPSNWLAALGLYAYTQYDEKYDAATLYDPAEHHTYIAPAGIDDTYVVFIIGETTRWDHMGLLGYSRDTTPRLSKEKNLVAFRGTSCDTSTKLSLRCMFVREGGAEENPQRTLKEQNVFAVMKSLGFTSELFAMQSEMWFYNNANVDNYSFRELIASEKRNDDKPVDDMLLVDELKESLARYPVGKHLVVLHTKGSHYLYSQRYPRSYALYQPECMGVDDFCSKQQLVNAFDNSVLYTDSFIANVIDQLRDKKALVFYAADHGESIDDNSHFHGTPREMAPPEQFRVPLMVWASDKFLAQPASLSAFEQLQAEQRIGKNHRQIELFDSILGCLGYTSPDGGINASNNWCQAPTRHIQPAI, from the coding sequence ATGGACAGAGTTAAATCTTTATCACAGCAAAGCATTTCTTTGTTGTTGGCTGTTTATATTGGCATTTTCCTGAATATCTCTGTCTTTTATCGTCGTTTTGACACCTTTAGTCAGGGCATCCAAGGTATAAAAGTCGTGTCTGCTATCACTGAAGTGATGGCCATTATTCTGTTTACCTTTTTCGTTATGCGCATTATCTCCCTCGGGGGAAGACGGTTTTATCGTGTCGTGGCCACCCTTCTGGTGCTAATTTCTGTTGCAGCCAGTTATTACATGACTTTTTTCAATGTCGTGATTGGCTATGGCATCGTTATTTCCGTTTTGACCACGGATACTGATTTATCAAAAGAGGTTATCGGGCTTCATTTTGTTATCTGGATGGTTGTCGTCAGCGCACTGCCTGTGCTGCTTATCTGGAAAAATACCTTACAGTTCACTTTGCTCGAACAATTCCGCACGCCAGGCCAGCGCATCAAACCAATATTACTGATGGTGGCTGTTGTTGCATTGGTGTGGTTACCGCTTCGCTATCTGGATAAAGTACAACATGCGGATGAACAACTGAACACGGTGGATTTACCGAGTTATGGCGGGGTAGTTGCTCACTCCTATCTGCCGTCTAACTGGTTGGCAGCATTGGGTTTATATGCTTATACCCAATATGATGAAAAGTATGATGCGGCGACATTATATGACCCCGCCGAACATCATACTTATATTGCACCCGCCGGAATTGATGACACTTATGTGGTATTTATCATTGGTGAAACAACGCGTTGGGATCATATGGGGTTATTGGGATATTCACGCGACACCACCCCGCGCCTAAGTAAAGAAAAGAATTTAGTCGCTTTTCGCGGCACATCTTGTGATACCTCCACCAAACTTTCATTGCGCTGTATGTTTGTGCGTGAAGGCGGGGCAGAAGAGAATCCACAACGGACTCTGAAAGAGCAAAATGTGTTCGCTGTGATGAAATCCTTGGGCTTCACTTCCGAATTGTTCGCGATGCAGAGTGAGATGTGGTTCTACAATAATGCGAATGTCGATAACTATTCATTCCGCGAATTGATTGCTTCTGAGAAACGTAATGATGATAAGCCGGTGGATGATATGCTACTGGTCGATGAACTGAAAGAATCTCTGGCGCGCTATCCTGTGGGCAAGCATTTAGTGGTGTTGCACACTAAAGGCTCACATTATCTTTATTCCCAGCGCTACCCGCGTAGCTATGCCCTCTATCAGCCCGAATGTATGGGTGTGGATGATTTTTGCAGTAAACAGCAACTGGTGAATGCTTTTGATAACAGTGTGTTGTACACCGATTCATTTATTGCGAATGTGATTGATCAACTGCGTGATAAGAAAGCGTTGGTATTCTATGCCGCAGATCATGGGGAATCTATCGACGATAATTCTCACTTCCACGGCACCCCGCGGGAAATGGCGCCACCAGAGCAATTTCGCGTGCCACTGATGGTCTGGGCATCCGATAAGTTTCTGGCACAGCCGGCCAGTCTCAGCGCTTTTGAGCAACTACAAGCTGAGCAGCGCATTGGCAAAAACCATCGACAGATTGAATTGTTTGACTCCATCCTCGGCTGTTTAGGCTATACCTCACCCGATGGTGGAATTAATGCCAGCAATAACTGGTGCCAGGCCCCAACACGACATATTCAGCCCGCAATTTAA
- a CDS encoding organic hydroperoxide resistance protein, with protein MSIEKVVYRAKAKATGGRDGRATSSDGVLDVKLGVPKEMGGAGGAVTNPEQLFAAGYSACFLGALKFVAAKEKVKVPDDASIEGTVGIGAIPTGFGIEVQLDISLPGIERSVAEDLVKKAHVVCPYSNATRGNIEVTLNIK; from the coding sequence ATGTCTATTGAAAAAGTCGTATACCGCGCCAAAGCGAAAGCCACTGGTGGCCGTGATGGTCGAGCAACATCCTCTGATGGTGTACTGGATGTGAAATTGGGTGTGCCAAAAGAGATGGGCGGGGCCGGTGGCGCGGTGACTAACCCAGAACAGTTGTTTGCTGCTGGTTACTCTGCTTGTTTTCTGGGAGCCTTGAAGTTTGTGGCAGCAAAAGAAAAAGTGAAAGTGCCTGACGACGCCAGCATTGAAGGAACAGTCGGTATTGGTGCCATTCCAACGGGTTTTGGTATTGAAGTGCAACTAGATATCAGCCTGCCGGGTATTGAACGCAGTGTGGCTGAGGATTTAGTGAAGAAAGCCCATGTTGTTTGCCCATACTCCAATGCAACGCGCGGCAATATTGAAGTCACGTTGAATATCAAATAA
- a CDS encoding alpha/beta hydrolase, with the protein MPAIAIKRWIKRIVLVLVVMSVTILAIRIYDTQRGPKLELWHTFVPHDMRAAEIDKANWADYIKAENALFDEVRINVTEKLEPGAQVPLNRYYSGSAIYPPHFKNDWNRSYILQPEGKPKGAVVLLHGLTDTPYSLRHIAENYRERGFVAIGIRLPAHGTVPGALTDVDWQDWLAATRLAVREAKALSGPDLPLHVIGFSNGGALAMKYTLDSLDDPALAKPERVILISPMIGVTSFARFAGIAGWPAIFPAFAKAAWLGIVPEFNPFKYNSFPVNAARQSYLLTSVLQQQIARDARNNKMEELPPILTFQSLMDSTVSTRAVVTALYNHLPKNGSEVVLFDLNRAASFGPLLRSSSYTALARLLPPPPRNYSVTIITNVSPQSNETVALTTLAGQTNETSVPTGLIYPPDIFSLSHVALPFPMSDSLYGRYPEPRDQYGISLGTFAARGERAVLVVGLDSLMRISSNPFYPYMLQRIDDKIDVPAK; encoded by the coding sequence ATGCCTGCCATAGCCATTAAACGGTGGATTAAACGGATTGTTCTGGTTTTGGTGGTAATGTCCGTTACCATACTGGCAATACGCATTTACGATACACAACGTGGCCCGAAACTTGAGCTTTGGCACACGTTTGTTCCTCATGATATGCGCGCCGCCGAAATTGATAAAGCCAATTGGGCAGATTACATAAAAGCTGAAAATGCGCTTTTCGATGAAGTTCGGATTAATGTGACCGAAAAACTGGAGCCGGGAGCACAGGTTCCGCTTAATCGTTATTATTCTGGTAGCGCGATTTATCCGCCTCATTTTAAAAATGACTGGAACCGCTCTTACATTCTGCAACCGGAAGGTAAACCTAAAGGTGCCGTCGTATTACTGCATGGTTTAACTGACACACCCTATAGTTTGCGCCATATTGCGGAAAATTATCGCGAGCGTGGTTTTGTTGCTATTGGTATTCGTTTGCCTGCTCATGGTACCGTCCCCGGCGCTTTGACTGATGTGGATTGGCAGGATTGGTTAGCCGCTACACGCCTTGCTGTTCGTGAAGCGAAAGCCCTGAGCGGCCCGGATTTACCATTGCATGTCATTGGTTTTTCTAATGGCGGCGCGTTGGCAATGAAGTACACCTTGGATTCACTGGATGATCCGGCACTGGCAAAACCTGAGCGAGTTATATTGATATCTCCAATGATTGGAGTAACAAGCTTTGCACGTTTTGCCGGTATTGCCGGTTGGCCAGCTATTTTCCCTGCCTTTGCGAAAGCAGCTTGGCTTGGGATTGTGCCCGAGTTTAATCCGTTCAAATATAACTCTTTCCCGGTGAATGCTGCTCGCCAGTCCTATTTACTGACGTCCGTTTTGCAACAGCAAATAGCGCGTGATGCCAGAAATAATAAAATGGAAGAGTTACCGCCAATTCTGACTTTCCAATCATTGATGGATTCAACGGTCAGTACCCGCGCGGTTGTGACGGCTCTTTATAACCACTTGCCGAAGAATGGGAGTGAGGTGGTGCTGTTCGACTTGAACCGCGCAGCCAGTTTTGGCCCGCTATTAAGAAGTTCTTCTTATACAGCTTTGGCCCGTTTATTACCGCCACCGCCGCGTAATTATAGCGTCACCATTATTACCAACGTTTCACCGCAAAGTAATGAAACGGTGGCGTTAACAACCCTGGCAGGGCAAACCAATGAGACCTCTGTCCCGACTGGATTGATTTATCCGCCGGATATTTTCTCGCTATCTCATGTGGCGTTACCATTCCCAATGAGTGATTCGCTCTATGGTCGCTACCCTGAGCCGCGTGATCAATACGGTATCAGCCTAGGGACATTCGCCGCACGTGGCGAGCGGGCCGTGCTGGTCGTGGGATTGGATTCACTGATGCGTATCTCATCTAATCCATTCTATCCATATATGTTGCAACGCATAGACGACAAGATAGATGTCCCCGCTAAATAA
- a CDS encoding amino acid permease, whose product MKNDSSTLKRGLSARHIRFMALGSAIGTGLFYGSAEAIRLAGPAVLLAYLIGGAAVFMVMRALGEMAVHDPVAGSFGHYASRYLGPLAGFLTGWTYTFEMVIVALADVTAFGIYMGLWFPDAPQWVWVLSIIFFIGALNLCSVKVFGEMEFWLSLLKVTAIIAMIAAGLGIMMFGFGAGHESTGVSNLWSHQGFMPNGITGVIASFAVVMFAFGGIEIIGVTASEAKDPEKVLPRAINTVPVRILLFYVLTLFVLMAIYPWNSIGQNGSPFVEIFSSLGISSAANILNLVVITAAISAINSDIYGAGRMMYGLAQEGLAPKCFSRLTRNGVPWMTILVMAIALLCGVVLNYLIPKNVFLIIASIATFATVWVWLMILISQVAMRRSMSKENVARLAFPVPFWPVAPILTIIFMAFIIAVLGYFPDTRIAMYVGLAWVALMTLAWWVWLRKTPANMITERVENSEA is encoded by the coding sequence ATGAAGAATGATTCATCCACGCTCAAACGTGGCCTTAGCGCCAGACATATCCGTTTCATGGCGTTAGGTTCCGCTATTGGCACGGGCCTATTTTATGGTTCTGCCGAGGCTATCCGTCTGGCAGGGCCCGCAGTATTACTTGCTTATCTGATTGGCGGTGCAGCGGTGTTTATGGTGATGCGCGCACTGGGTGAAATGGCGGTACATGATCCGGTTGCAGGATCTTTTGGTCATTACGCCAGTCGCTATCTTGGCCCATTGGCAGGTTTTCTAACCGGCTGGACATATACCTTCGAGATGGTCATCGTGGCACTCGCAGATGTCACCGCGTTTGGTATTTATATGGGGTTGTGGTTCCCGGATGCGCCGCAATGGGTTTGGGTGTTGAGTATTATTTTCTTTATTGGTGCGCTAAATCTATGCTCAGTCAAAGTCTTTGGTGAAATGGAGTTCTGGTTATCGTTGCTAAAAGTGACTGCAATTATTGCCATGATTGCAGCAGGGCTAGGCATTATGATGTTTGGCTTTGGTGCTGGTCATGAGAGCACTGGCGTCAGTAATTTATGGTCCCATCAAGGGTTCATGCCAAATGGTATTACGGGGGTAATTGCTTCATTTGCTGTAGTGATGTTTGCCTTTGGTGGTATCGAAATCATCGGGGTGACCGCCAGTGAAGCGAAGGATCCAGAAAAAGTATTACCACGGGCGATTAATACCGTCCCAGTGCGTATTCTACTGTTTTATGTTTTGACCTTATTTGTTTTGATGGCGATTTATCCGTGGAATAGCATTGGGCAAAATGGCAGTCCTTTTGTAGAGATTTTCAGCAGTTTAGGGATTAGCTCTGCGGCGAACATTCTGAACCTGGTGGTTATTACTGCGGCTATTTCGGCGATCAATAGTGATATTTATGGTGCCGGTCGTATGATGTACGGCTTAGCGCAGGAGGGACTGGCACCTAAGTGTTTTAGCCGCCTGACCCGCAATGGTGTGCCATGGATGACAATTTTAGTGATGGCGATTGCTTTATTATGTGGGGTGGTACTGAATTATTTGATCCCAAAAAATGTGTTCCTGATTATTGCCTCGATTGCGACTTTCGCGACTGTTTGGGTGTGGCTAATGATTCTAATATCGCAAGTTGCGATGCGCCGCTCAATGAGTAAAGAAAATGTAGCCCGCTTAGCCTTCCCTGTGCCTTTCTGGCCGGTTGCACCTATCCTGACCATTATCTTCATGGCATTTATTATCGCGGTTTTGGGGTATTTCCCTGACACTCGAATTGCCATGTATGTTGGTCTAGCCTGGGTTGCATTAATGACTCTTGCGTGGTGGGTTTGGTTACGTAAAACCCCCGCCAATATGATTACAGAGCGAGTGGAAAACAGCGAAGCGTAG